CGGCTAAAATTTAAGAGCTTTCAGTTGTTACTAAAACTCCATGATTCCTATCTTCTTGTATTGATTACCATGTTGTTGTCTATGTCGTAGTTTTTGTTTCCCACTGCAGTAGTTTCATTTGAAAGTAATTATCAGGCCATGCCAATTGGAAAACCACATACAAAAAATAGAAGAGATAGTGGATTACACTTTTATATGATATGAGGCGGTAGTCCTTCACAAATACTATGATTTGTATCAATGGCTTTGCTTATCTTGGTATGTAGGTGTGGTTACCaattaaaatatttctaaaaCCACAAGGCAATTACAACATTTTGGTATGATTTTTCTAAAATGTTTGCATCCTCGAGTGTTTGAATGAATGTTTATACAATGGAAAGTATTTTGCGGGTTGAATGTATTAGCTAATTGGTTGCCTCTTCACCTTGTGCAGAAAGAGGATGCTGCTCAGTTGCATCAGTTTGTATTACATGCTGCTTTGGATATTGTTCAGGACCTTGCATGGACAACTAGTGCCATGTCTGTTTCATACTCTctatctttttgttttattttttaattttttctccTTATGTTAGTTATTTGAAACAGATGCTCTGTTGTTTAGCTGGGCACTAAAGCTACTGTCATTCATTCTAACaggttttttttcttaaattccTTGCAGGTTTATGAAGGCAATAGACCGGTTTAATGATCTTGTTGTTTCAGTATATGTTACTGCTGGTCATATCCTTACAATATTGTGAATTGaagttttttttcctttattatttataaatgttatgtttttatacGTATTTGGGACAAATTCATTAGGTCATATTATTGCCTGAAATCAGATGAAATGCTTCTTGCACTAGTGTTTTGGTTTCTTGCGCTCTTTAACTAAAGGCATACATACACGACTGATGCTACTTCATGATTCCCGGAATGATGATGGCATAAAGAGCTTTTTCCAAGAGGTTCATGAACTATATATAAGGGTAATAGCTTGTTACTTCACTTTTGATGATCTATTCTTCTTTCAAGACTTGTTCTTTTTTGCTTGATTGTCTCTTTTTAAGATGTTCTACGTGTGTTGGCTGTTTTGGTTCCAAGATCAACTTGTTTGTTGAAGTTTATAATATAAATTGTAGCACAAAGtgttatttatctctaacaacaTAATATGCTAgaataaaatattttctttttgttaATTAAGTCTTACAACCTAAGTTTCGTAGATGAACAAAGTAGTtgcattaaaaaaaaagaaaaaaaaaaaagattttccCAAACTAATAGCAAAATATGCAACTTCTGCAATACAAATAGGAAATTTTGAACATTGTCCTTAGTTTTGAGGAATAGTACGAACTTCACTTTTTCCAGTTAATATATTGAAAGCAAGTTTATTATTTTGCATATTGGTTAGGCTACTGACTAGTTTGGTGTTTGAAATTTTGTAGATTCTTCTTAATCCTCTCTACTTGCCTGGCTCTCGCATTACATCAGCTCATTTTGATACCAAAGTTCGTGCTCTTGCAAGAAAATATCTTTAAAGCCCATTTGCTCGCCTCTTCTATGAAATCAGTTCTTCAGTCTTTGGTTTTTGATCACATAATGCACATTTTTCTGATCCCTTTGACAGTTTGAGGAAGCATTTTCCTTGTAGTCTACAATATCAAAGCTACATTTTCATATCGAGTGCTCTCTTTTCCTTTACCCTGACAGGAAACATGTAGAAATTTCATCTTTAAGGTTCATACTTTTGTACTTCCTATAGGAAGAAGATTATGTTGTACTTGTATTTAACGATTAATCTTTGCCGATCAAATTTCATTTAATTGAGTGGAAATGAGTGTGTTGAAGTTAACAAGACTAGAGGTAGTAATGTTTCAGTTTAgttctttatttctttctttttgggtatAACCCATTTTATTTTTAGCTTCTTTAATCCTCTTTCATGCAAGCAAAGGAACCTATGATGAAGAGGGTCATATTCAGAAGGATCCCCTCGTTCATTTATAACTTCAGACCAGGCCAAGTTTTTAAGTCACATTTATTTGCCAAATCACCAGTGGTCTCGTGTTAAACGTTGTGCTCGACTTTGAAAAATGTCGTCACAGAACACTGCTTGGCACAACACTAGCATTACTCTCACATCATCTTTCAGTTCCAATTATTTCCGTGGAATTGtacaatttatattttcttttcttcgtTTGTTAAATAAGAAACACTATTGGGCACAGCAAGACGATCATGGCCATTACACCATATTCAAATCTTGGATAAAGCACTACCCGAACCTTGACAAAGAACCTCAATTTTATACATACACGACTTGGAAACTTACTAGTAAAGGGACAAAACAGTCCTTCCTCTTTCTAGCTCTATGACAAGTTAGGAGCTCTTTACAGTTACAAAAGTTGGCCTTTTTGCTATGTACATGTACAACCATGGTCATTGTCACAAGTTCCTCTCATGTGGTTCAAGCCAAGGAAATCCAAGGAAATCAAATATCTCTTTCTCTTCGTTAAATTTCAAACTTGCAGTGGCTCTTGTTCCCTGCCATTGAAGCAGACACGAACCTTAAATAGACATGAAGCAAAAGCTGTTATTGTAGAGGTGGAAGTTCCAATTTCCAAGTATTTACCCGTGTACCAGGAGATCCATGTGTTGCTGGAAACAACCCTGTGTCATCGAGCCGAAATCCTTTCGAGTCAGCTAGAAGTCTCAACCTGCAGTCATGATCAGGTCAACCTATCAGAGTGGTAAAGTTTGAGCTTCCACATTTTTTCCCTCTAATTGTAAGGGCACTTTCTGATATGTGTAGACTACATTTACGTGACAGCCACATTGAAAATCCTAATAATAGTTTGAAAATACTAAACAAGAGCGGATAGTCAGTCAAGTAAGCATACCTCCTATTTAGTACATCATTTCCGGTCCATGCTACTAGTCCAAACGCAAATATATCCCGTGGGTACACCTAGAGAAAGAAAAAGCATAGCATACTCCAAACGTTATTCATGCAGCAGCAGAATACTGCACTGGCCCCAACATGACCAACATTTACAAAGCAACTAAAATCCCAAAACTACAAGGAGAAGATATCTGAAGCGagatttatttttctaaatatataaaACATCAACAACCAAAGAGAAAAGATATCTCAAACAAAAATTTTAGACTTTGTTGGAACATTAAACATGACATGTCAACAATTACCTTCAAATCTATGCGGTGTCGGAGCTCTCTTCCAGGATATGTGCAAAGACCAAAATACGTGTCAACCCCAGAATCTGTACCCTGTCACATAATTGCCTGGCATGTTAATAATAGGGCAAGGAGAATTGTAGagcattttaataaataaatgtaaatgGGATACTTGGAGGAAAGCACTCAAAATGACAAATAGAATTCTTTCAAGAGTTATTTATGTTCTAATATATTGGAAGGTTTCCCAGTTTTGAATCTGACCCAGAACtgtatttgagttttcccactaAGCATAGTTCTATTCACAGTAACTATTGTATTTAGGACATTGAACAATTTATTGGATAGTTGACATTTGCTGTGAATGGGGTTTAATAAGTAATTTCTTTTCAGATAAAAGTCCAAGTAAAAACTTAGACAGGATCTATCTTGTAACTTGCCGAACTCGTAAGTTCAAACTTGATTCTGTTTATTGTGTAGTATATCATCATTACCAGAGAGCCGTACTGCCGGTGTGTGAGAATTTGAACAATATGACTAAGCACTTTGAAGAATGTTAAACTATCTGTATCCAATGATTTTATATGTATAATGTTTAATCCAGATGATTCAAATTGTTTTACCATAAACATTAACTTTCACTTCTTATTGCCTTTCTTCTTCCATTCATTTTGTTTTTTCTTGTCTTTTTGCACCCATAAATAAATGTGAAGGACTGTTGCAGCAACCCAACTAAATAACCTTTCACCccaaagaggaaaaagagagaaaaataaagaagTGTAGCACATAATACTCAGTGCAACTCAAACACACTAAGAAACATCCCATCAAAATGTAAAATACTGATACATGACAAAAGAGAATTGAAATGCACAAAAGTTCTTTACCTCTTCACTGTGAGTGCTGAAAATCAGGTCCTCCCTTAAAAAGTTTATAACCTTTAAATGCTTCACAATTTTTTGTAAAAAGCCCTTATGGCTGGAAAGCAAACAATTAAACAAGCTTTTAGTTCttacaagaaaagaagaaaaactagtACTGTAAAAGTTTAAATTTTGATTAGACTAGTAAAATAACTCAGAGAACAAACTATCTCCAGGCTACTAACAACCTGAGAAGCAACTAAAAGCAGAACATTAACAAATAGAAGAAAATGATCACAAATACCCCAGAAAAATCCCTATGCTTATCTGGGAATAACTAATAGGAACATAACATAACATCGCATATCGtagcatttatttattttatttttgtatatgATCCCACTGAACCCTACATTCTTTGGAGGCAGAATTGCTAGATCAGTACATTACATAGCATATTAGCATTTTTTTCACCCGACTTGTTTCACCCATTAAATTTGGATGTTTTCACAAGATGTTCTTTTAAGGGAAAACAAGGACATATGTAGTAGGATTTAAAACGGGAAGAAGAAATATATTTTCTATCCTCAagaacatctcccaaaaatatatGGTCACCTTTTTCTTTTCTAGTACAAAGTGAAAAGATGAGAGACAGTATAGTATCTACCTCCTTCCATCAGGATGTGTCATAACAATATCCATATCCCCACAGGAAGCTTTCCCACGTCTAAATGATCCTCCACATATGATTACTACCTACAAGAAGAAGACTCTCGGCATTTAATTAACAAGCCACTTGCTAAAATGAAGATTAGTACTTCCAATTTGTAAGCTTCACATTTCAGCTTTCAGGTAATAAATTATAACTTCATTTACATTATTTCTTCTTGGTAGTCATGGCAAAACTCTGATTTGGCTTGGTAAGATTCAAGCTTACAGGTGCTGTTGTGTAGACATTAGTATtcattgaaaaaataaaacaacaaagGAAAATACAATCACAGCCTTGTAAAATTATAATAACTCATTAACCAATGGATCACAAGCTTACGTTTCAGATAATCATTGATAACTAGAGGAGCCTCATGGCTAAACTGATATAACAGTTTGTAAGCAGAATGACACTttacatctttttatttttattttttaatttctttatctTTCCTTTTATAAGAACCACAAAGGTCTTAAATCATTTAGCTTTGCAAATTCCTCCTCCATATCAAAACTATAAAGAAACAAAGGGGTTATCACCTTTATATGCAACCCAACAActtatttcatctttatttttgTTCTCCTGGGAAGAGAAAAGTCGGCTAATGTTCTAGAAACCACACTCAAAAGTCCAAATCACatggcatattaaaaaaaaaaatcaaagggaAAAGAAGCCATTCCTATTAGGAATCACCGAGCCCTCTCATCTAAAAAAAAGCTGAAAAAATGAACATGCATCAAGATATAAAATGCCACAAGTAAGATTCCCTGGTAAGTAATTTCTGTGTAAGGCAGTCTGCAGTTTGGAGGGGTGTGAACATCTAGAAAGAAAACCTAAGTTCAAGGCTTCTAATATAAAGTTCAATCAAAAGTTTATTTTGCTCACCCCAGGTAAAATTTCCTCTCCAACTTTCTTTAGAAGAGATTCCATCTCTTGGACCTATCAAACCACAAGCCAAAAAGAAACAAATAAtgccaattatttatttcaaagGGAAAACCAGATGAACATATCAGtgtataattacaaaaataagtaACGAACAAGACCTCATGACGTGGTATCCTCTGTTTGATGTCATGAAAGTATTTTAAGCCTAGTTTCTGTGCATTTGTTAATGAATTTTCATTCTTCAAATCATCCAGTGATCGGTGTCCTTTTTCATATAATTTCAATGCAGTGGCAGGACCAACTCCCCAAACTTCACCAAATAAGCTGATTGTTTTAACCTGAAATAAAAGTAAAATTCTCAAAACCCACCCATCATCAACACTGACAAGAAAGTGAATCTCAACTTCCCTACATTTGCGTATAAAGAAATGACTCATAGCTTATTTTCCTTCAACTAAAGCAGCAGTAAAGAGGCATCATTAATTAGGGGGAAAAAACTTGAGAACTCACAAACATAATTTAAAACCCTATCTTCAAACTCATCGAACATCTTTAGAATAtacaaatagaaaataaataattcaaCACAAGAGATCCTGTTTCATATATAGATCCATGTTAGCAACAAGAGAagcaaataaaattttataattaaaaggaCCCTTTACAGTTCAACACCTTTTCATCTGTTTCAAAATGCTCCAGCTTGGATAACTTTCCAGTGGTAACAATCTCTTGaatctgcaaaaataaaaaatatcaacaacatcttcatcTTTCATATGATCATAATTTGAAGCAAAAAAGGGGGAAAAACAATAAACAACAATCTAGGTGAACATTGTATACACTTACATGATCTTGCAAGGACTTCCCAATATTGGGCAGGTGTTTGACTTGCTCTGCACTCTCAATTTTGAAAGGTAACTTCTCTATAACCGGTATAGCTTTGTAATAACTAAATGATCTTCGATCATCTCCCAACGCTTTAGAAATTCAAAATTAGTAAGCAATAGTAAATTATAACAAATTTAAAAAGAAACACATATAGAACTGGCATTGTAATTgggaaaaaaaagaataataacgTGAaaatcatttttctttctttctttgataTGGGTTCACCTCTATATATGTCAATGAGCTTCCCAAATATCTGAGTTATGTTCTTGTTCAAGTCAGGAGGATTGTAAAAGGTCAACGCTGTCTCAGTTGACTTTGTAGTATCGGTGTTAGCTTTAAtatcactatcaaaatatttcaTCCTTTTGGGATCAGAGCTTTGAtgttcttcatctttttcttctttctcatCGCTAGAAACGTCTCGTTTTGGTGACTTTTCAGCACTGGACTTGTGTTTAACACTTTCTGCTTCGGATTTCATCACCATTTTCAGGTCATATAAATCCTCAGATACCTTCTCTCCTGAGGTCAAGCTATCTTCCAGCCATTGATATAGCAGAACTCTCTTCCCCCAAAAATACCATGTCAAAATTCAAtcacaacatatgcatatctatgtaAAGACATAATGAACACTAACTGAAGAACTCACTCCTTGAAATCGGGCCAAGCGATCACCATCAACCTGTTGAAGAAGAGAATCGGAGTTCATTGAGAATATATGGGTGGCTCTTTTGGTAAGACGTTCTTCTACAATGGCTCCCATTTGCATCAACTTCTGCTTCCATATCTGATAACAAGGAGTACAGAGTAAGAAAATAGAACgaaagtttattttaattaacGTTAAAGTTCAATGAGAGTACCTGCAATCGACGGCTCTGAACTCCGCCCTCGACTAGGAAGATGACCATTCCGGCGAACATCCCGGTTCCGGCTGGCGGCGCTGGGCCTTGTTCTTTGTTCTTCCTCTTCTGGGCCATTTGGGAGCGATGGACTTGGAGCTTCCATTCGAAGCCCAATATGAAAACGGTCGAAGAACATTTGTCATTATCTCATGGACTACACGTGGCATCCTGCCAGCAAttttaataaacaaataaaaaatatcaaattcattcccttttgtaaaaaaaaaataaaaaatttgctcGTTTAAtaccatgtgttttgacaaagtTCCATTTTGGCCCTATTTATTATGAGTATTGCTTATTTGATACTTTTTATTTTGATGATTAATTAAAACGGGTACCTTCAAGTCAATTTtgatctttaatttttttaataaccaTTTTGCCCTCTATTAATTGGTTTTTTACTATTATTTGTATTTTAACAaggttaattaattttaaaaaataagactTCATAATTGAGGGTACCAAATGAATAATACTCGTAATAGAGTGTACTAAAATGAAACTTTGTCAAAACACATAGTACTAAACGAGCTTGTGAAACCTGCTGTACTGTGAGCATAATTtggttatagtatatgatattgATTGGTCAAAAACTTGCAAAAtaactttgaaaatataaatcTAATTCTACATTTTGAGAAAACATCAATAAGATTGCAAAATGAAAATCATTGCATATTCCATCATAAAACCACAACAGTCAGTAGCTATCTTTACTTTACAAAATAAAGTCAGCTATCTATCTTTGCTTTACAAAATAAAGCCAACACAACTATCTATGTGTATAAAATAAAGCCAGCACAAAATAAAGTCAACACAACTATCTATGATTTATGCCATacaaaatgaacaaaagaagACATATATAACCTAAGACAAAATATATAATGTTCTTCAAAAGTTTTTGTTGTGGTTGTGGTTCCACTAAGTATCCTGAATTGAGAAAATATCTAATAGTGCTCCAGACAAGTGCATCTCCTCAGGAGATGCATCTAAGCTCCCAACTTCAACATGAAACATTGAAATTTATATGCCATGACAAAATTCTATCATAAAACCATAACTTATAGTACAATACATCAAAACAAAGTTAGCTAGCACAGTTCATCAAAACAATCACCCACTATCTATGGTTTATGCCATacaaaatgaacaaaagaagGCATATATGACCTAAGACAAAATATATAATGTTCATCAAAAGTTATTGTTGAACCTAAAACATTGCAGCATGCAGGATATTATTTTATGTTTAAATTGCACTTCCACAAGTAAGCCTATGTTTGGAAGAGAGGAAAGAAAATAAGAGGGATGGAAAATATAGAAAGGATAGAAAAgataaaggaaagaaaaaaaaatatatgttctcTCCTACTTGTTTGGTAAAAATGAGAggaaagaaaattattttatttgtattgatTGGAATATAAGATAAAATTGACATTTTTTAccattatattaatatttatatatttatctttatgtattattcataatttaaatattatatttttctctTATAACTTTATCATAATTAGCATGAAAATAATTTTTCTATCATGCATACTATtatttttttccatttattttatattctaaaaaaatgcatataaataatttataattaaaatttttaaactaaaaaatatatataatattttttaacacaatata
This genomic interval from Humulus lupulus chromosome 8, drHumLupu1.1, whole genome shotgun sequence contains the following:
- the LOC133797590 gene encoding uncharacterized protein LOC133797590 codes for the protein MATTACFIIVSRNDIPIYEAEVGSAAKKEDAAQLHQFVLHAALDIVQDLAWTTSAMFMKAIDRFNDLVVSVYVTAGHTRLMLLHDSRNDDGIKSFFQEVHELYIRILLNPLYLPGSRITSAHFDTKVRALARKYL
- the LOC133797589 gene encoding DNA polymerase lambda, yielding MAQKRKNKEQGPAPPAGTGMFAGMVIFLVEGGVQSRRLQIWKQKLMQMGAIVEERLTKRATHIFSMNSDSLLQQVDGDRLARFQGRVLLYQWLEDSLTSGEKVSEDLYDLKMVMKSEAESVKHKSSAEKSPKRDVSSDEKEEKDEEHQSSDPKRMKYFDSDIKANTDTTKSTETALTFYNPPDLNKNITQIFGKLIDIYRALGDDRRSFSYYKAIPVIEKLPFKIESAEQVKHLPNIGKSLQDHIQEIVTTGKLSKLEHFETDEKVKTISLFGEVWGVGPATALKLYEKGHRSLDDLKNENSLTNAQKLGLKYFHDIKQRIPRHEVQEMESLLKKVGEEILPGVVIICGGSFRRGKASCGDMDIVMTHPDGRSHKGFLQKIVKHLKVINFLREDLIFSTHSEEGTDSGVDTYFGLCTYPGRELRHRIDLKVYPRDIFAFGLVAWTGNDVLNRRLRLLADSKGFRLDDTGLFPATHGSPGTRGTRATASLKFNEEKEIFDFLGFPWLEPHERNL